Proteins encoded by one window of Panicum virgatum strain AP13 chromosome 7N, P.virgatum_v5, whole genome shotgun sequence:
- the LOC120681970 gene encoding uncharacterized protein LOC120681970, whose translation MSMLSSYTFLSLAPAQGKFSPAPLQLRKQPAASSSVVVVPWAPCKVSRAPRLACYSKKNTYDILPTALVHPSVGDHGNWKMAEDKDHITLDFNVGRETEVSELEVATTRDQALLVIRYKGDSSDVNNPAASLDVRLLMPPGYDGNKVMKAEILSDGWLKIIIAKPKQEPTTIKVTKQIIDKSN comes from the exons ATGTCGATGCTGAGCTCCTACACCTTCCTCAGCCTGGCTCCGGCGCAGGGAAAATTCTCTCCCGCCCCCCTGCAGCTCCGTAAACAGCCGGCGGCGTCATCGTCGGTCGTGGTTGTCCCTTGGGCCCCATGCAAGGTGTCCCGGGCTCCTCGCTTGGCGTGCTATTCGAAAAAGAACACGTACGACATCCTACCCACCG CCCTGGTGCACCCATCAGTCGGCGATCACGGCAACTGGAAAATGGCCGAAGACAAGGACCACATCACCCTCGACTTCAACGTGGGACGTGAGACGGAGGTGAGTGAACTGGAGGTTGCAACGACCAGGGACCAGGCGCTCCTGGTCATCAGGTACAAGGGCGACAGCAGCGACGTCAACAACCCGGCGGCCTCGCTGGACGTCCGCTTGCTGATGCCTCCAGGCTACGACGGTAACAAGGTGATGAAGGCGGAGATCCTCTCTGACGGCTGGCTGAAGATTATCATCGCCAAGCCTAAGCAAGAGCCCACCACGATAAAAGTCACTAAACAAATTATAGACAAGTCTAATTAG